Proteins encoded within one genomic window of Rubripirellula tenax:
- a CDS encoding 2-hydroxyacid dehydrogenase, with protein sequence MKPKIFLTRELPPESMAILREHSELTYNHEDRYLTKSEIIAGIDGVDGLLCLLTDTIDDEILAANPKLKVVANFAVGFNNIDVTAATRRKIPVTNTPGVLTDTTADMAWALMLASARRVVEGDQFVRARKWEGWGPLQFLGSDVSGATLGLIGFGRIAQAVARRAQGFDMKILYWNRTRLSADAESAMGVTYATMDEVLKQSDFVSVHVALNSETQHLIGARELSLMKPTATIINTARGPIIDEAALVDALKDGTIAFAGLDVYEQEPKLEPELYDLPNAVIAPHLGSATIGTRTKMGNMAAENCLAACRGEVPPNLVNPDALD encoded by the coding sequence ATGAAGCCCAAAATTTTTCTGACTCGTGAACTGCCACCCGAGTCGATGGCGATCCTTCGCGAACACTCCGAACTGACTTACAACCACGAAGATCGGTATCTGACCAAGTCGGAAATCATCGCCGGTATCGATGGCGTCGACGGGCTGTTGTGTTTGTTGACCGACACGATCGATGATGAAATCTTGGCCGCCAATCCGAAATTGAAGGTCGTCGCCAACTTCGCCGTCGGCTTTAACAATATCGATGTCACAGCGGCTACACGCCGCAAGATTCCCGTCACCAACACTCCCGGCGTGTTGACCGATACGACCGCCGATATGGCGTGGGCCTTGATGTTAGCGTCGGCCCGACGAGTGGTCGAAGGCGACCAGTTCGTGCGAGCACGAAAGTGGGAAGGCTGGGGGCCGCTTCAGTTTTTGGGAAGCGACGTATCCGGCGCAACCTTGGGATTGATCGGATTCGGGCGCATCGCTCAAGCCGTCGCTCGTCGCGCCCAAGGTTTCGATATGAAGATTTTATACTGGAACCGAACACGATTGTCGGCCGATGCCGAGTCGGCGATGGGCGTCACCTACGCGACGATGGACGAAGTGCTGAAACAGTCCGATTTTGTTTCGGTACACGTCGCACTCAACAGCGAAACACAACACTTGATCGGTGCCCGCGAGCTATCGTTGATGAAACCCACCGCAACGATCATCAACACCGCACGCGGGCCGATCATTGATGAAGCCGCGCTGGTCGACGCATTAAAAGACGGTACGATCGCCTTTGCCGGCTTGGACGTGTACGAGCAAGAACCAAAACTTGAACCCGAGCTGTATGATCTGCCCAACGCCGTCATCGCACCACACCTGGGCAGTGCAACGATCGGCACTCGGACGAAGATGGGAAACATGGCCGCCGAGAACTGTTTGGCTGCCTGTCGAGGCGAAGTCCCACCCAATCTGGTCAATCCGGATGCGTTAGACTAG
- a CDS encoding pyridoxal-phosphate-dependent aminotransferase family protein yields MTTYATLNPRQRLLMGPGPSTVPDRILRAIGSPTLGHLDPQYIQYMDETCQMMRDVFVTKNQLTFPVSGTGMAGMEAILVNLIEPGDEVIVCINGVFGGRMKDNMQRCGATVHVVEVPWGQTFTDEAIAEAVSKHPKATMLGIVHAETSTGALQPIQGISKIVHDAGMLLAVDAVTSLGGHELKVDDWNIDAIYSGTQKCLSCPPGLSPVSFSPAAIEKMEARKTPSQSWYLDVSMLKNYYTGGGASSGARAYHHTAPINMVYALREALQIVLEEGLEKRIARHRTVHLDLRKGLEELGLTYIPENSLSTLNCVATPEGINEAAIRTRLLNEYDIEIGGGLGVFAGKAWRIGLMGYGATHRNVVTLLSALKECMSST; encoded by the coding sequence ATGACAACTTACGCCACCCTGAACCCACGCCAACGCCTACTGATGGGACCGGGGCCCAGCACCGTACCCGATCGCATCTTGCGTGCGATTGGCTCCCCAACGCTAGGCCACCTTGACCCACAGTACATCCAATACATGGATGAAACGTGTCAAATGATGCGTGACGTTTTCGTAACCAAGAACCAATTGACGTTCCCCGTCTCTGGGACGGGAATGGCGGGCATGGAAGCGATTCTGGTCAACTTGATCGAACCCGGTGACGAAGTCATCGTGTGTATCAACGGCGTTTTCGGTGGCCGCATGAAAGACAACATGCAACGATGTGGCGCGACCGTGCACGTCGTCGAAGTACCTTGGGGGCAAACGTTTACGGATGAAGCGATCGCCGAAGCCGTTTCGAAGCATCCCAAAGCAACGATGCTTGGCATCGTACATGCCGAAACATCCACCGGCGCACTGCAACCGATCCAAGGCATTTCCAAGATCGTTCACGATGCGGGAATGCTGTTGGCCGTCGATGCCGTCACGTCGCTGGGTGGACACGAGTTGAAGGTGGATGACTGGAACATCGACGCCATCTATTCCGGAACGCAAAAATGCCTGTCGTGCCCACCAGGACTATCGCCGGTTTCGTTCTCGCCGGCCGCGATCGAAAAGATGGAAGCTCGCAAGACGCCCTCGCAAAGTTGGTATCTCGACGTTTCAATGCTGAAGAATTATTACACGGGCGGTGGTGCCAGTTCCGGTGCACGAGCCTATCACCACACCGCGCCGATCAACATGGTGTACGCCTTGCGCGAAGCCCTTCAAATCGTGCTCGAAGAAGGCCTTGAAAAACGCATCGCCCGCCACCGAACCGTCCACTTGGACCTTCGCAAGGGCTTGGAAGAGCTCGGATTGACGTACATTCCCGAAAACTCACTGTCGACGCTGAATTGTGTTGCCACGCCCGAGGGAATCAACGAAGCAGCCATTCGAACGCGATTGCTGAACGAATACGACATCGAAATCGGCGGCGGGCTTGGCGTTTTCGCAGGCAAAGCATGGCGAATCGGCTTGATGGGATACGGCGCGACGCACCGCAACGTGGTCACGCTGTTATCGGCGCTTAAGGAATGCATGAGTTCGACGTGA
- the yajC gene encoding preprotein translocase subunit YajC yields the protein MVRIIDRFAFEVQLVAQDAAGTAAAAPAGDGGSGDFLSPFLLPAGLLFLFYFIVIAPERRRKADEAKLMAAIKKNDRVVTIGGIHAIVAAVSADSDIITLRIDENGNTRIKVNRSAISRIVTDKDSSGKENQTDSTKDDG from the coding sequence ATGGTTCGCATCATTGATCGGTTCGCATTTGAAGTGCAACTGGTGGCGCAAGACGCCGCTGGCACGGCCGCTGCTGCGCCGGCCGGAGATGGTGGATCGGGCGACTTTCTTTCGCCTTTTCTGCTGCCCGCCGGCTTGCTGTTTTTGTTCTACTTCATCGTGATCGCGCCCGAACGCCGTCGCAAAGCAGATGAAGCGAAATTGATGGCGGCGATCAAGAAAAACGATCGCGTGGTCACCATCGGCGGGATCCACGCGATTGTCGCGGCGGTTTCGGCGGACAGCGACATTATCACGCTAAGAATTGACGAAAATGGGAACACACGCATCAAAGTCAACCGATCCGCGATCTCGCGAATCGTGACGGATAAAGACTCATCCGGCAAAGAAAATCAAACTGACTCAACCAAGGACGACGGCTAG
- a CDS encoding FAD-binding oxidoreductase encodes MSSTASDHRLAGLRKLFPVQRFVNDKASRSAFESDGLTAFRAKPLAVVIPETADEVIAAVRWCFDNDVPFVARGSGTSLSGGSLPVADGIVIALNRMNRILKLDPESRTAVVEPGVVNLKVSQAAAPHGLYFSPDPSSQSVCTIGGNVAFNSGGAHCLKYGMTSNHVLGIKAVTATGEVVTIGSTSTESVGPDYTGLFCGNEGLFGIAIEITLRLLPKPEVFHTVLVGYDSLRAAGDAVSAVIDSGLLPGAMEIMDALSIEAAEAAVKCDYPRGAAAVLIVELEGPREKIAFEREQLSRVIAATKPVVEMVAKDDEERMRIWKGRKSVFSAVGRLSPDFLVQDGVVPRKRLGEALVAIEKLSRDSGIRIANVFHAGDGNLHPLILFDGNVDGMLHRAEAVAAELSRLCIAMGGSITGEHGVGMEKRDFLPHMFDENTVDMFDRLRRAFDPKMIANPGKMFPGTEAPALAMTGLHPLEKAGVIQRE; translated from the coding sequence GTGAGCAGCACCGCGAGCGACCACCGATTGGCCGGATTGAGAAAGCTGTTTCCGGTGCAACGTTTCGTCAACGATAAAGCGTCCCGGTCTGCGTTCGAATCCGATGGATTGACCGCGTTCCGTGCCAAGCCGCTGGCGGTGGTCATTCCCGAAACGGCAGATGAAGTCATCGCAGCCGTTCGCTGGTGTTTCGACAACGACGTGCCCTTCGTCGCACGGGGTTCGGGCACCAGTTTATCGGGCGGTTCGCTACCCGTGGCCGACGGGATTGTGATCGCACTCAACCGCATGAATCGAATCCTGAAGCTGGATCCCGAATCGCGAACAGCAGTCGTCGAACCGGGCGTGGTTAACTTGAAAGTCTCGCAAGCCGCCGCGCCGCACGGGCTTTATTTTTCCCCGGATCCGTCAAGTCAATCGGTTTGCACGATTGGCGGGAATGTCGCATTCAATTCGGGTGGCGCTCATTGTTTGAAATACGGGATGACGTCCAATCACGTCTTGGGCATTAAAGCGGTAACGGCCACCGGCGAGGTCGTCACGATAGGCAGCACCAGCACCGAGTCCGTCGGACCGGACTACACGGGATTGTTTTGCGGCAACGAAGGACTGTTTGGGATTGCGATCGAGATCACGTTGCGACTGCTGCCCAAGCCAGAAGTGTTCCACACCGTTCTGGTTGGTTACGACTCGCTTCGTGCTGCCGGCGATGCCGTCTCGGCCGTGATCGATTCCGGATTGTTGCCGGGAGCGATGGAAATCATGGACGCGCTTTCGATCGAGGCAGCCGAGGCGGCTGTGAAGTGCGATTACCCTCGCGGTGCTGCGGCGGTGTTGATCGTCGAACTGGAAGGCCCAAGAGAAAAGATCGCGTTCGAGCGAGAACAGTTGAGCCGTGTCATCGCCGCAACGAAGCCGGTCGTAGAGATGGTTGCAAAAGACGACGAAGAACGGATGCGAATTTGGAAGGGCCGCAAAAGCGTCTTTTCCGCCGTCGGTCGACTCAGTCCCGATTTTTTGGTTCAAGACGGGGTCGTACCTCGCAAACGACTGGGCGAGGCATTGGTCGCGATCGAAAAACTTTCACGTGATAGCGGCATCCGGATCGCCAATGTTTTTCACGCCGGCGATGGCAACCTGCACCCGTTGATCCTGTTCGACGGAAACGTCGACGGAATGCTGCACCGGGCCGAAGCCGTCGCGGCCGAGTTGTCGCGGTTGTGCATCGCCATGGGCGGATCGATCACGGGCGAACATGGCGTGGGGATGGAGAAACGAGACTTCTTGCCGCACATGTTTGACGAGAACACAGTGGACATGTTCGATCGATTGCGACGCGCCTTCGACCCCAAGATGATCGCAAACCCCGGCAAGATGTTTCCCGGTACCGAGGCGCCCGCGTTGGCGATGACGGGGCTGCATCCGCTGGAAAAAGCAGGAGTGATTCAGCGTGAATGA
- a CDS encoding L-lactate permease — MSELLPSFFSLLPIIVTGVFLVGLGWSAARAMPLAYVTAAAVAYFYWQVDLNQIAAASAGGLVITATLLYIIFGAILLLNTMRQSGGLSVIRRGFTDVTPDRRVQVILIAWLFGSFIEGSAGFGTPAAVCVPLLVGLGFPAKAAVVSGMVIQCTPVSFGAVGTPILVGVAKGLDGNPNVVDYAQRLGMASWTELLPIIGWKVALLHAIIGTLIPLILVSILTGNFGANRSYREGLRLWKFSLFAALSMTLPYVAIAILLGPEFPSLIGSLVGLAIVVPAAKRRFLFPEGDVWDFADSSTWDESFHGTTEMTLAEPPAHLSPFRAWLPYLVIAVLLVASRLPLLGLGTWMKSFAIPADTSTWANFLGSSVNISPVQPLYLPGTVFILASIFAAVLHGMHRSAIRTAIRDSAKMIILASAALVFTVPMVQVFIHSGGGAAGFASMPDELASGVANLSGTAWPAFAALVGGLGAFVAGSNTISNMMFSGFQFSVAEQIGADPTWVVALQAVGGAAGNVICVHNVVAACAVVGLIGREGEVIRVTAKVFLYYIACAAVLGLAIT, encoded by the coding sequence ATGTCCGAGTTGCTGCCATCGTTCTTTTCGCTGTTGCCGATCATCGTGACCGGGGTCTTTCTGGTTGGTTTGGGATGGTCCGCCGCTCGCGCCATGCCGTTGGCCTACGTGACGGCCGCAGCGGTTGCCTATTTCTATTGGCAAGTCGATTTGAACCAGATCGCCGCCGCGTCGGCCGGTGGCTTGGTGATCACCGCGACGCTGCTGTACATCATTTTCGGCGCGATTCTGCTGCTCAACACGATGCGGCAAAGCGGTGGACTTTCGGTCATTCGCCGCGGGTTCACGGACGTGACGCCTGACCGCCGAGTACAGGTGATCCTGATTGCTTGGTTGTTCGGCTCCTTCATTGAAGGCTCTGCCGGCTTCGGAACTCCCGCCGCCGTGTGCGTTCCGTTGCTGGTCGGACTCGGCTTTCCCGCCAAAGCCGCCGTCGTTTCCGGCATGGTGATCCAGTGCACGCCGGTATCATTCGGCGCCGTCGGTACGCCGATCTTAGTCGGCGTCGCGAAAGGCTTGGACGGCAACCCCAACGTTGTTGACTACGCCCAACGGTTGGGCATGGCGTCGTGGACGGAGTTGCTTCCCATCATCGGTTGGAAAGTCGCTCTGCTGCACGCGATCATCGGAACGCTGATTCCGTTGATTCTGGTCAGTATTCTGACGGGCAATTTTGGTGCGAACCGAAGCTACCGCGAGGGACTGCGATTGTGGAAGTTTTCCCTATTCGCAGCACTGTCGATGACGTTGCCTTACGTTGCGATTGCGATCTTGCTGGGGCCCGAATTTCCGTCGCTGATCGGTTCGCTAGTCGGGCTCGCAATCGTCGTTCCCGCCGCGAAACGCCGATTCTTGTTTCCCGAAGGCGACGTTTGGGACTTTGCCGATTCGTCGACCTGGGACGAATCGTTTCACGGCACTACCGAAATGACTCTCGCTGAACCGCCGGCACACTTGTCACCGTTCAGGGCCTGGCTTCCCTATCTGGTGATTGCCGTGTTGTTGGTCGCCTCGCGACTTCCCTTGCTCGGCCTGGGGACGTGGATGAAGTCATTCGCGATTCCCGCCGACACATCAACGTGGGCAAACTTCCTGGGCAGTTCCGTCAACATTTCTCCGGTGCAACCACTGTACTTGCCCGGAACCGTCTTCATTCTCGCAAGTATCTTTGCTGCCGTCCTGCATGGCATGCATCGGTCGGCAATCCGAACAGCGATCCGTGATTCCGCAAAGATGATCATCCTGGCTTCGGCGGCGCTGGTGTTTACGGTGCCGATGGTGCAAGTCTTCATTCATTCCGGGGGCGGCGCTGCGGGTTTCGCATCGATGCCCGATGAATTGGCGTCCGGGGTTGCGAATCTTAGCGGGACCGCATGGCCGGCCTTCGCCGCACTGGTCGGAGGGTTGGGGGCATTCGTGGCCGGTAGCAACACCATTTCGAACATGATGTTCAGCGGATTCCAGTTCTCGGTGGCCGAACAAATCGGTGCTGATCCGACTTGGGTGGTGGCCCTGCAAGCGGTCGGTGGCGCCGCCGGGAACGTCATATGCGTCCATAACGTCGTCGCTGCGTGTGCCGTGGTGGGGCTGATCGGCCGCGAGGGCGAAGTGATCCGTGTCACGGCGAAGGTGTTTCTATATTACATTGCGTGTGCGGCGGTCTTGGGCCTCGCGATCACCTGA
- a CDS encoding DegT/DnrJ/EryC1/StrS family aminotransferase, translating to MTLKLPVWPPDWPSIGRAAADSFASGDWGRYGATACGLLQSRLTEITGASASRLVCSGSAAVELALRAAGVGPGDEVITAAFDYPGNVRAIELLGARPVLVDLSANSPCIDFDGAAAAASPRVRAVIASHLFGVSADVVALKATCEQLGWTLVEDACQVAGMMIDGRAAGSIGHFGTWSLGGSKLITSGSGGVVFANDDRSAARLTPILDRPSDAFGLSPLAAAVVLPQLDRLDEMNRRRSETAVFLRDEVTPRLPGWVWESGVRNVSAFYKTAFTVESAQARLRVITAAEELGLPIGVGFRSMADTSERRCRKPVPLDRSRMLGERLLVLDHRALMIDASDRDELARLMLATAG from the coding sequence ATGACGCTAAAACTTCCCGTCTGGCCGCCCGATTGGCCGTCGATCGGTCGAGCCGCCGCGGATTCCTTCGCTTCGGGCGATTGGGGCCGTTACGGGGCCACGGCCTGTGGATTGCTGCAATCGCGATTGACCGAAATAACAGGGGCCTCGGCCAGCCGGTTGGTGTGCAGCGGTTCAGCCGCCGTCGAATTAGCGTTGCGGGCCGCGGGAGTCGGCCCCGGTGACGAGGTCATCACGGCGGCGTTCGACTACCCCGGAAACGTCCGCGCGATCGAATTGCTGGGTGCCCGTCCGGTGTTGGTCGATTTGTCGGCAAATTCGCCCTGCATCGACTTCGATGGCGCCGCGGCGGCAGCATCGCCGCGCGTGCGTGCGGTGATCGCATCGCATTTGTTCGGCGTTTCGGCGGATGTCGTGGCGTTGAAAGCCACCTGCGAACAACTCGGGTGGACGTTGGTCGAGGATGCGTGCCAAGTGGCGGGAATGATGATCGACGGTCGTGCGGCCGGCTCGATCGGGCACTTCGGAACTTGGTCGCTGGGCGGCAGCAAGTTGATCACATCGGGCAGCGGCGGAGTCGTGTTTGCCAACGACGATCGCTCGGCCGCCCGTTTGACGCCGATTCTGGATCGCCCCAGTGACGCGTTTGGGCTCTCGCCGTTGGCCGCCGCTGTCGTGCTGCCTCAGTTGGACCGGTTGGACGAAATGAATCGCCGCCGAAGTGAGACGGCCGTGTTTCTTCGCGATGAGGTCACGCCGCGATTGCCGGGGTGGGTCTGGGAGAGCGGCGTTCGGAATGTGTCGGCGTTTTACAAGACGGCGTTCACGGTGGAATCGGCGCAGGCGCGGTTGCGGGTCATCACGGCTGCGGAAGAACTGGGTTTGCCGATCGGCGTTGGGTTTCGGTCGATGGCGGATACCAGCGAGCGACGTTGTCGCAAACCGGTACCGCTGGACCGTTCGCGAATGCTGGGCGAACGACTGTTGGTGCTGGATCATCGCGCCCTGATGATTGACGCAAGCGATCGGGACGAACTTGCCAGGTTGATGTTGGCCACCGCCGGCTAG
- the secD gene encoding protein translocase subunit SecD encodes MDCSFMTNLVSADSALNFFNLAQTDPATVAAAAEQMASDASNTLNETGISWDQYIAVAVALAVIVLPFVVGNFLAKSLKMPSYGTRFGWILLAIAASGVVLAKSRPGLGVDLRGGTILVYEMDPSKLGKGGDEGMGQVTSEDLLEPLSRRINPSGTQEIVIRPYGEKQIEIIVPEVDQREVDRIKGLVEEAGILRFAILANQSDHSPQINLAIEQASSKDRAARLDELIRDPGLEDESVVAFWANVDREKDNGRLGPLRVDVGDAIVRNPDTGEILNLPPQLRGAESIAAFIDQQGMSGIEALMIVDPLIDITGEDLAFAASTFDEKGSPAVAFNLTDAGSNRFFVLTTNNAPIGQRTRKLGIVLDDNLLSAPSIQSPIRKEGRITGRFTRQEVESLVQILKAGQLPAALTKKPIAENQIDATLGRDTITKGVWAITVSLLMVLVFILIYYRFAGIIACIALIMNLGMILATMVLINQPLTLPGLAGLVLTVGMSVDANVLIFERIREELKKGAASRMAIRNGFAKATVTIVDANLTTLITAIVLYAIGTDQIRGFAVTLILGILFSMFTAIYVSRTLFDLAERRGFLSLNMSDGVNSLRAAVSGEKGLDFMSKGRLTLMCSAVLVALGVVSLFARGESIFDIDFAGGSSVQFRLDKPTKTDAVRDIVRPEMVKVTDKGTEAVPYTVNGVTMDGVEAQTVYKVDSSFDEVDKLKAAIAKAFAADPSVKLVTYNVSITPTGAKPTDQSYFAPSDDNGVMLAVARAQEATDTDGVAETVSAPAASEDIIVNSSAMIELGVEGDAEGGLLNASTLKDSLLAAAKEVGVPMAARSIELTPIGAGSEDWTADSSLTFQKWKVDMPIKAADADKIMESFKTSLDSDPVWISSSSVGASVAGDMIGRAFGALFASLLCIIGYIWFRFQRVIYGFAAVVALIHDVLITLGAIAVSYWLADAFGFLLIDPFKISLTVVAAILTIIGYSLNDTIVVFDRIRETKGKAPRLTSDMINSSINQTLSRTLLTSLTTFIVVILLYAFGGDGIHAFAFSLVIGVIVGTYSSIFIASPILLWLVERGEKKAATA; translated from the coding sequence ATGGACTGCTCTTTCATGACCAATCTGGTCTCTGCCGACTCGGCTCTGAACTTTTTTAATCTGGCGCAAACCGACCCCGCGACGGTTGCTGCGGCGGCCGAGCAAATGGCCTCTGACGCGTCAAACACGCTGAACGAAACCGGCATATCATGGGACCAGTACATCGCTGTTGCGGTCGCGCTGGCCGTGATCGTGCTGCCATTCGTGGTCGGCAATTTCTTGGCCAAGTCGCTGAAGATGCCCAGCTACGGCACCCGCTTCGGCTGGATCCTGTTGGCGATTGCCGCCAGCGGCGTGGTTCTCGCCAAATCTCGACCCGGCCTGGGCGTTGACCTCCGTGGGGGCACGATCCTGGTTTACGAAATGGACCCCAGCAAGCTGGGCAAAGGTGGAGATGAAGGCATGGGGCAAGTCACGTCGGAAGACTTGCTTGAACCGCTTTCGCGTCGTATCAACCCGTCGGGTACTCAAGAAATCGTCATTCGCCCTTACGGTGAAAAACAAATCGAAATCATCGTCCCCGAAGTCGATCAGCGCGAAGTCGATCGAATCAAGGGACTGGTTGAAGAAGCAGGTATTTTGCGATTCGCGATTCTGGCCAACCAATCCGACCACTCTCCACAAATCAACCTGGCCATCGAACAAGCGTCGTCGAAAGACCGCGCGGCCCGATTGGATGAGCTGATTCGCGATCCAGGGCTGGAAGACGAATCGGTTGTCGCGTTCTGGGCGAACGTCGACCGTGAAAAAGACAACGGAAGACTGGGTCCATTGCGAGTCGACGTCGGCGATGCGATCGTACGGAATCCCGATACCGGCGAGATTCTGAATCTGCCGCCACAACTGCGAGGTGCCGAATCGATTGCTGCTTTCATCGACCAACAAGGTATGTCGGGCATCGAAGCCCTGATGATTGTCGATCCCTTGATCGATATCACGGGCGAAGACTTGGCGTTCGCCGCCAGCACGTTCGACGAAAAGGGTTCGCCCGCAGTCGCGTTCAACCTGACCGATGCCGGATCGAACCGATTCTTCGTACTGACGACCAACAATGCTCCGATCGGCCAACGGACTCGCAAGTTGGGCATCGTACTCGACGACAACTTGCTTTCCGCCCCCAGCATTCAGTCGCCGATTCGCAAAGAAGGCCGTATCACCGGTCGCTTCACTCGCCAAGAAGTCGAATCGTTGGTGCAAATCTTGAAGGCCGGCCAATTGCCCGCCGCACTGACCAAGAAGCCGATTGCCGAAAATCAAATCGACGCGACGCTCGGTCGTGATACGATCACCAAAGGCGTTTGGGCCATCACCGTTTCATTGTTGATGGTGCTCGTTTTCATCCTGATCTACTACCGCTTCGCTGGCATCATCGCCTGCATCGCGTTGATCATGAACCTGGGAATGATTTTGGCGACGATGGTTTTGATCAACCAACCGCTGACTCTGCCCGGTTTGGCCGGTTTGGTTTTGACCGTCGGTATGTCGGTCGACGCCAACGTGCTGATTTTCGAACGGATCCGCGAAGAACTGAAAAAGGGTGCCGCGTCTCGCATGGCGATTCGTAATGGTTTTGCCAAGGCAACGGTCACCATTGTCGACGCCAACCTGACGACGTTGATCACGGCGATCGTGCTTTACGCGATCGGTACCGACCAAATTCGTGGTTTCGCGGTCACGTTGATCTTGGGTATTTTGTTCTCGATGTTCACCGCGATTTACGTTTCGCGAACCCTGTTTGACCTGGCCGAACGACGTGGCTTCCTGTCGCTCAACATGTCGGACGGCGTCAACTCGCTTCGAGCCGCCGTGTCGGGCGAAAAAGGGTTGGACTTCATGAGCAAGGGCCGCCTGACACTGATGTGTTCGGCCGTCTTGGTTGCATTGGGCGTTGTATCGTTGTTCGCTCGCGGCGAGAGTATCTTTGACATCGACTTCGCCGGCGGTTCGTCGGTCCAGTTTCGGTTGGACAAACCAACCAAGACCGACGCAGTTCGCGATATCGTTCGCCCCGAAATGGTTAAAGTCACCGACAAGGGCACCGAAGCGGTGCCATACACCGTCAACGGTGTCACGATGGATGGCGTCGAAGCACAAACGGTTTACAAGGTCGATTCGTCATTCGACGAAGTGGACAAATTGAAAGCCGCGATCGCGAAAGCGTTTGCCGCAGATCCAAGCGTCAAATTGGTCACCTACAACGTTTCGATCACCCCAACGGGTGCGAAACCGACCGACCAAAGTTACTTCGCACCATCGGATGACAACGGGGTCATGTTGGCAGTGGCACGTGCCCAAGAAGCCACAGACACCGATGGCGTTGCCGAAACAGTCAGTGCTCCCGCTGCGTCCGAGGATATCATCGTCAACAGCAGTGCGATGATCGAATTGGGCGTCGAAGGCGACGCCGAGGGTGGCTTGCTCAATGCGTCGACGCTGAAAGATTCGTTGTTGGCGGCGGCCAAAGAAGTGGGTGTTCCCATGGCGGCGCGGTCGATCGAATTGACTCCGATCGGCGCGGGCAGCGAGGACTGGACTGCCGATTCATCATTGACGTTCCAGAAATGGAAAGTCGACATGCCGATCAAAGCAGCTGATGCTGACAAGATCATGGAGTCGTTCAAGACCTCACTTGATTCGGATCCCGTCTGGATCAGCAGCAGCAGTGTCGGCGCCAGTGTCGCCGGCGACATGATCGGACGCGCATTCGGTGCCCTGTTCGCCAGCCTGTTGTGCATCATCGGATACATCTGGTTCCGATTCCAACGCGTGATTTATGGCTTTGCCGCGGTGGTCGCTTTGATCCACGATGTGTTGATCACATTGGGCGCAATCGCGGTCAGCTACTGGTTGGCCGACGCTTTCGGCTTCCTGCTGATCGACCCCTTTAAGATCAGCTTGACGGTTGTCGCGGCGATCTTGACGATCATCGGTTACTCGCTGAACGATACGATCGTGGTGTTCGACCGCATCCGAGAAACGAAGGGCAAGGCTCCCCGATTGACCAGCGACATGATCAACTCGTCGATCAACCAAACGCTCAGCCGAACGTTGCTAACATCGTTGACGACGTTCATCGTTGTGATTCTGCTTTACGCATTCGGTGGCGACGGCATTCATGCCTTCGCGTTCTCGTTGGTCATCGGCGTCATCGTCGGTACTTACAGTTCGATCTTTATCGCCAGCCCGATCCTGTTGTGGTTGGTCGAACGAGGCGAAAAGAAAGCTGCCACCGCCTAA